The window CGGTCGACCAATCGGGCGAGCGCGACGACCACGGCCGTCTCGAGGCGGAGGATGCGGGGCCCGAGCGAAAAGAAAAGAGAAGAGTTTTCTTCGAATAGTGAAATCTCGGGCGGAGCAAACCCTCCCTCGGGACCGATTGCGACGATGGCGGCCCCGTCGAACGGCCCGGAAAGCGCGGCGCCCCCGGCGTCCGCGACCAGCACCCTCTCCCCTCTTACCCTTCCAAGAAAATCTCCGGTGCTCCTCGGGCCCTCCACGAAAGGCACCAGCGTGCGGTCGCACTGCTTCGTCGCCTCCTCCGCGATCCGCACGAGCCGCGGAATGCGCTTCGCGAGAGCCGCGACATGCGCGCGCTGGGAGCGCTCGGCGTCGAGCAGGACGAAGCCGGCCGCGCCGCACTCCGTCCCCTTCTCGATCGCCCACTCGATCCGCGCGGGCTCCGCGCACGCGAGCGCGACGACGACGCGGTTCGCAGGCTCGCCGGGGAGAGGAGAAGAGGAAGAGGAGGAGGAGGAAGAGAAGATTTTCTTGGAAGGTAATAGGGCAATGGCCGTGCCGCCCCCCACGAGAACGGCCCCCGCCCGGGCGCCCTTTCCGTCGACCGCGACGACCTCGTCGCCGTCCCGAAGGCGCCTCGAGCGAACGTGCTCCCGTTCTTCCACCTTCAAAGAAATCTTCTGGTGCTCTTCGGGCCTTGCGAGGTGCTCCGCCAGATCCGGCACGAGCACGCGCGGCGGGCGCGCGGGGGCGCCGTCCCTCTTACGCATTCGAAGAAATCCACGCGCTCCCGAACCACTCGTTCTCCCGAAGCGCACGAACCTCCCGGAAACCCTCTTTCCGAAGCAAATCCTCCCAGTCCCCTTCCCTCTCGACGAGCTGCCCGGAGCAGAGAAGCCTCCCGCCCGGCGCGAGATGCGCGCGCAGCGCGGGGAGAAGCGGCGCGGTTTCCTCGTGGATCATGTTCGCGGCGACGACGTCGAAGCGAGCGGAGGGCCCGATCGCCTCGAGCGGTCCCGCGAACGCGGCGACGCGGGGGACGCCGTTCGCGAGCGCCTGCTCGCGCGTCGCGAACGCGGCTTCGCGGTCGACGTCGAACGCCACGACGCGCGCGGCGCCTTCGAGAGCGGCGACGAAGGCCAGCGTCCCCGTCCCGCACCCCACGTCGAGGACGCGCGCGCCGGAGAGGTCCTCGGCAAGGAGCAGCCGCACGGCGAGGCGCGTGGATT is drawn from Acidobacteriota bacterium and contains these coding sequences:
- a CDS encoding 16S rRNA (uracil(1498)-N(3))-methyltransferase; amino-acid sequence: MRKRDGAPARPPRVLVPDLAEHLARPEEHQKISLKVEEREHVRSRRLRDGDEVVAVDGKGARAGAVLVGGGTAIALLPSKKIFSSSSSSSSSPLPGEPANRVVVALACAEPARIEWAIEKGTECGAAGFVLLDAERSQRAHVAALAKRIPRLVRIAEEATKQCDRTLVPFVEGPRSTGDFLGRVRGERVLVADAGGAALSGPFDGAAIVAIGPEGGFAPPEISLFEENSSLFFSLGPRILRLETAVVVALARLVDRD
- a CDS encoding 50S ribosomal protein L11 methyltransferase; protein product: MIESRAIRIEVPAALAAKLEENQDFLEGLGGLEFSSAAAPGGGLNVWVDSEDLPAAMAALAALGLSGLSTFKEIPRDWVAESAALRRAVLVDRYLFDPHDGDLATSAPPGVRRLFLPAVRAFGTGSHESTRLAVRLLLAEDLSGARVLDVGCGTGTLAFVAALEGAARVVAFDVDREAAFATREQALANGVPRVAAFAGPLEAIGPSARFDVVAANMIHEETAPLLPALRAHLAPGGRLLCSGQLVEREGDWEDLLRKEGFREVRALRENEWFGSAWISSNA